A region of the Catenulispora sp. GP43 genome:
CTGCCACTGACAGGTCGAGGCGTTATCGACGGGTTGCGTGTTGCGATCCCACGGAATGAGACTGACGGTCCCGTCCGGCGGTTGCTTCCGGGACGGGCACGCCAGCCGGCGCTACGGGAGCGCCTCGATCAGTTCTCTCATTTCCAGAGGGCACTGCGCCAGGACATTCCGCACCGAGCCCTTAACGGCGCGAATCGCCGCGATGATGATCGGGTCGTCTACCCGATCATCCAAAGCGTCACTGAGCATCGCGAGCGGTGTGAGCACCGAGGTCTGTACGGCGATCGGCAGCGCGTCCATGTACGCGTAATCGTCGGTGAGCACCAGATCCACCAGAGCGGTGGCCGTTCCACGGACGGCGTCCATGTCACGATCCGCTGCTTGCGTCGGACGCGCCATCGTTTGAACCCCTCCCCCGTGTCCCCGCAGGTCAAGCGGGGAACAAAAAAGAGCGTTGCCATAGCGGTGATCGCCCGGACAGGGAGTCCACTCAGATGCGCCTGTCAGCTACACCTGTACCTGCGGCTGGCCCGCGACCACCAAACCCGACTCGTACGCCAGCACCACCGCCTGGGCCCGGCTCGAGAGGTTCAGCTTGGCCATCGCGCGGTTCAGGTGCGTCTTCACCGTGCCCTCGCTGACCACCAGCCGCTCGGCGATCTCGCCGTTGGACAGGCCGGTGGCGACCAGGCGCAGGACGTCGGTCTCGCGGGTGGTGAGCGCGGCCAGGGCGGCGCGCTCGGCCGAGGAGGCGGCCTCGGGGCGCCGGGAGCGGGGGACGAGGCCGACCGCGGGCCAGTCCGCGGCGGCACCCGGCGCCGGGGCCGGGGCCGGTCCGGCGCCCGGCGGCAGTCCGGCGCCGGGGCCGGGGCCCTGGGGTTCGCCGTCGAGGCCGGCGGCGGTGACGTAGGCCTGGACCAGGCGGCGGGTCACGGTCGAGGAGAACAGCGTGTCGCCGTCGGCGACCGCCTTGAGCGCCGCGAGCAGGCGCTCGGGCGGGGTGTCCTTCAGCACGAAGCCGTCGGCGCCGGCGCGGAGCGCCTCGTACACGTACTGGTCCATGTCGAAGGTGGTGAGGATGAGGATGCGCGGCAGGTTCTCGCGGCCCGAGGCCAGGATCGCGCGGGTCGCGGCGATCCCGTCCATGTCCGGCATCCGGATGTCCATCAGCACCACGTCGGGCTCGGTGAGCGCGGCCATGGTCACCGCCTCGGTGCCGTCGCACGCCTCGCCGACCACCTCGTAGCCGGGCGCGGCGCGCAGGATGGCCGCCATCCCGGCCCGGATCAACACCTGGTCGTCGACGATCAGAACCTTGACCATGCTGTCCCGCCGCCTTCTGTTCCTCC
Encoded here:
- a CDS encoding response regulator; its protein translation is MVKVLIVDDQVLIRAGMAAILRAAPGYEVVGEACDGTEAVTMAALTEPDVVLMDIRMPDMDGIAATRAILASGRENLPRILILTTFDMDQYVYEALRAGADGFVLKDTPPERLLAALKAVADGDTLFSSTVTRRLVQAYVTAAGLDGEPQGPGPGAGLPPGAGPAPAPAPGAAADWPAVGLVPRSRRPEAASSAERAALAALTTRETDVLRLVATGLSNGEIAERLVVSEGTVKTHLNRAMAKLNLSSRAQAVVLAYESGLVVAGQPQVQV